TTATTAATAAAACCGAAGAAATGACAATTGCCCCTCTTCAAGGGATAAGATGTGTATGTAGCCAGTAATTTGCATCCGAATGATCAAATCAGTATGCAAACGTAAAAGCCATGTTGTTATTTCTTTGAATCATTGGCCCCTAATGACAAACTTGTTCATACTTGTATTCTTTAACTAAGTAAAGTGTGGCTCAAGCACATGGTGGCACTAATATCTATCGATATGATCAATTATATCGAATTGCTTTTAAAATTGGGAAAGAGTTCCCTTGTTTCCAATACTTAGTTTTTCGAGTATTCAGGAACAGTTGTTGAACTGGgtttaaagattttttctattttctaGATTAATTTTCTTGGCAAATCCTTTTTTATTTCgaatttttgaattcttttttctctttaatattttgaaatcaaaaaaataaacaagaaaataacGGCGGCTAAAACGTGACCGCCAAATAATCGTTTTACttaaactaaaaataattaacaAGCACCAGCTTAGTATCTAATAGCAATGCTATATCATTTTGCACGCAGCAACTACATGGGGGCTGTTTAGATGTCTTTAGAAGTATAAAATTGATACCGTTTTAGACATAACACTATATATCTTGAAATCCCACAATTCTGTATAAAGGGTTATAGTTCATATTGAAATACAAATATGGTAAactaattattattttttatctttcaTCTTTTAACTTATGCCTTCTTTATTACAAACAGTTTATCTGCTCACGTGACCAATTATACTTAAACTGGAAGtatgttttttattttccccATTCGGGAAATTTCATATCCCGAAATTTCACAAAATTTAACAAACAAAACTTGGAAAATTTCGATTTaatgttttctttttttctaaatattccataatttaatttgatCTAATCTAACAAACAAGTGGGTAAAGTTATTGATTTCAAATTGTTatcaatagtaataataattaaaaaaagaaacagaaTTGATCTGCCAACCTTTAGCAGCTTTTGATTGAAATAAACTTcgtattgaaaataaacaCAAAACACAAAACACAAATCAAAATGTCTTCTGAAAAAACTAACAAAGATATCTTCACACTGTTTGACAAAAAAGGTCAAGGTGCCATATCTACTCAATTATTTGGCGATTACCTAAGAGCTGTTGGTTACAATCCAACCAACCAATTGACTCAAGACATTTTAAAGACCAGTTCCAAAGATCAATTGAGTTTTGATGATATAAATCTTTTGatcaaagaaaatgaaaaatctttGACTGCTACTACTGATGCTAAAGTTGACGATTTCATCAAAGCCTTCCAAGTCTTTGACAAGGAAAACACGGGCAAAGTTTCTGTTGGTGACATCAGATACATGTTGACTGGTTTGGGTGAAAAGTTATCTGACGAAGAAGTCGATGAACTATTAAAAGGTGTTCAAGTCGATGCTGACGGGAGTGTCAATTATAAGAAGTTCATAGAAGATATTATAAGACAATAAGGAACCAGACCCCTCTCTGCATGACATCCTAcgaaaaaaacaacaataaataaaacaagCATTAACCCTACACAGACCCAAATATACCAACATTATGTCCTATACTCTTTTTCCTCACCCATATACACGCTTATATAATAAACTGTTATAATTATCTAATCTGGCCTATTTACAAACTGCTACATAGATCACAAAAAAACTGTCCATTTTATCCTGCTAATGTCGTTATAGTATCTTGTCAAATCATCAATTTAACTGCGATAAATGGTACATTTTCTGTCATCCGCCATTTACTGGCGCGGCGCCGCTTATCTCCAGCTAGTTTTTTATAGAGTCCGAAAAAATGCcgttatttttaaattttttttgcctTTTGTTTaatgttgaaaaattaatgaaataatatcGTATTTACTATTGAAAGtgtttttttatgtttttatttttctatttttttttgtttaccAATATAATACTCATTTGAGAataattgtatttgtaattgGATGCCATCAGAAGGTCTAGAATTGAAAACTAATTCTATATTCTTGATTATATAAAACCCTGGACATCCAAGGCCACGTAATtgcaatttatttaaattccaaatccaacatttttttttacctaCAATATACTAGATATCTCACCTCCCAATGACTACTGTATGGAAACCAGAGGAAAACATTCCTATTGAAGTTACCAATCTACTTAAAGAATCACACCCAAACTATGTTTTAGCGATCTTGCATGTGGTTGAACGGTTGAAAATACAGAAACGTACCGGTTGGTTAGATCACGATATTAATGTATGTGAAAGTATAGCTGATCATATGTATAGAATGAGTATAACATCCATGTTAATCACTGATCCTAATGTGGATAGAAATAGATGTGTTCGTATTGCCTTAGTTCATGATATAGCTGAATCCTTGGTAGGTGATATCACTCCACATGACCCAATTGGCAAAGACGAGAAACATCGTCGTGAATGGGAAACCATCCAATACTTGTGTGATCAATTGATTtccaaatataataaagttGCTgctgaagaaattaaacaGGATTGGCTAGCTTATGAAAATATCACATGCGTCGAGGCTCGTTATGTCAAAGACATTGATAAGTATGAAATGTTGGTCCAATGTTATGAATATGAAAAGAGATCTAATGGTACCAAGAACTTGCAATCTTTTTGGAAGGCAATGGAGAGTATAAAGACTGACGAAGTTAAAAAATGGGCCGAGGATTTGAAAGTGAAAAGAGATGCCATCTTTACATGAATCTCAagtttctttcttttttcataaaTCGCATTCTCTACACTAATGTATATTCTTCCCAAGAGTATGTGCtagttttatatattttattcgagcatatcttttatttattcattccGTTATTACCCATCTAAAgatcatttattattattttattaaattattataataaagaaaaaaaaacaaaagcttatttatttcaattacttgtatttaatattaataatattatccTAATATCTAATTTACTTCCCCTCCCTCACTAAGcatatctatatatttatttttattacgTCTAACTTCAATTCgataatacaaatttattttatatattatatatccTAAAgtgttaatatttttttaatacgAGAAGGgtgaataaaaaagaaaaaaaattgcagGGAAATTTCAGTACTATCTATCATGCATGGAAAtgtaacaaaaaaaaagcatcctgataataatagtgTTTAAATAATGGAAGAATCAAACGTTTTAAATGCTGTCAAGACCAACTTACCTCCTTGTGCTTTACGTATTGTCCATGacaatttcattttaattGGAACTtataatttagataaaCCAACAGGTAATAGAGATGGATCATTGGATATCTTcgatataaatttaaatttaattcattctTATCATACGTATGGTGCtattttagatttaaaaGTCTCACCATTTGATAGAAACTTAATTGTAACAGGCCATTCAACAggtaatttaattttatggAAATTAGATTTTATAGAAGAAACTGATGATTTAATAGCAAAGGAGattaaatcaattcaaGTTTTTGATAAAGATACTTTAATCACTTCATTACATTTTTCACCTTTAGATCCTActctattattaataacgTCTACTTTAGGCGATTCTGCTACAATCAATCTTGAAACTggtaatttagaaaatttcaatgtaaaaataatacaagatttttatgaaaaattagatacAAATAAGCCTATAGAGGTTCAAGGATCTTCTCAAGTAGTCGTTGTTTATAGAGACAAAATTGAATCATTCGATCGTTCTCATGATTTAGAATGCTGGACTGGTGAATTTGGTTATTTACAACCTTTACAAAATGTGATATTTACTGGTGGTGATGATTCTCGTATAATAGCACATGATTTACGTTCCAAAGAAACTATTTGgtctaataataagattCACCAGGCTGGTGTGGTGGCAATTAAATGTTccaatgataattttagaaataataaaccaaCATCTATTCTAACAGGTTCATATGATGATCATATTAGATCACTTGATTTAAGAATGATGGGTGAGATGAGTATTTTCCCAGGTGATAATATTTCTGCAATGAAAGTGTGGGAAACTAATTTAGGTGGTGGTGTTTGGAGATTCAGTGAGTGTCCAGAACCTTTAAAGAGTTCATTGAAAGAAGGAGAAGACAAATTAATGGTTTGTTGTATGTACAATGGTGCTAAGATTGTCTCATTATCagataaatttatagaTGAAACAGGAGAATATTTCCAAGAAGTAGGTTATTTGAAAACAGGCCATGAATCGATGTGTTACGGCGGTGATTGGTCTTCAGAATTTATTGCAACTTGCTCATTTTACGATAACTCTTTACAACTTTGGAAAGAATAGCTATAAATTACATTCACTATTCCAAAGGTTATATCAACCTACTATATACAttaataacttttttttccttatACCCAGTACTAATTAGTTGACATATTTGAtctttattcattttaaattgaattattaatcttCTCT
This genomic stretch from Henningerozyma blattae CBS 6284 chromosome 1, complete genome harbors:
- the MLC1 gene encoding Mlc1p (similar to Saccharomyces cerevisiae MLC1 (YGL106W); ancestral locus Anc_6.151), with amino-acid sequence MSSEKTNKDIFTLFDKKGQGAISTQLFGDYLRAVGYNPTNQLTQDILKTSSKDQLSFDDINLLIKENEKSLTATTDAKVDDFIKAFQVFDKENTGKVSVGDIRYMLTGLGEKLSDEEVDELLKGVQVDADGSVNYKKFIEDIIRQ
- the YGK1 gene encoding 5'-deoxynucleotidase (similar to Saccharomyces cerevisiae YBR242W and YGL101W; ancestral locus Anc_6.157), giving the protein MTTVWKPEENIPIEVTNLLKESHPNYVLAILHVVERLKIQKRTGWLDHDINVCESIADHMYRMSITSMLITDPNVDRNRCVRIALVHDIAESLVGDITPHDPIGKDEKHRREWETIQYLCDQLISKYNKVAAEEIKQDWLAYENITCVEARYVKDIDKYEMLVQCYEYEKRSNGTKNLQSFWKAMESIKTDEVKKWAEDLKVKRDAIFT
- the RRT2 gene encoding diphthamide synthase (similar to Saccharomyces cerevisiae YBR246W; ancestral locus Anc_6.162) — its product is MEESNVLNAVKTNLPPCALRIVHDNFILIGTYNLDKPTGNRDGSLDIFDINLNLIHSYHTYGAILDLKVSPFDRNLIVTGHSTGNLILWKLDFIEETDDLIAKEIKSIQVFDKDTLITSLHFSPLDPTLLLITSTLGDSATINLETGNLENFNVKIIQDFYEKLDTNKPIEVQGSSQVVVVYRDKIESFDRSHDLECWTGEFGYLQPLQNVIFTGGDDSRIIAHDLRSKETIWSNNKIHQAGVVAIKCSNDNFRNNKPTSILTGSYDDHIRSLDLRMMGEMSIFPGDNISAMKVWETNLGGGVWRFSECPEPLKSSLKEGEDKLMVCCMYNGAKIVSLSDKFIDETGEYFQEVGYLKTGHESMCYGGDWSSEFIATCSFYDNSLQLWKE